Proteins found in one Herbiconiux sp. A18JL235 genomic segment:
- a CDS encoding nucleoside hydrolase, producing the protein MRELICITDPGQEQAVALMTIFASPDDFRVLGIIASAGNTTLENTVENVFKVLELVGVDDVPVYKGVPRPLVRPLVTAAHVHGETGLDGYDFPPVRGRAEEESGVAALIRLLRGAPPHSVTIAQFSSMTTLAVALTEAPDIARGIAEIVMMAGAYFEVGNITPAAEFNVYVDPHAAAIVLGSGVPIVMLPLDITHQLRNTRARLDAFSATGTECGRAADALLTFSETFDLAKYGWDGAPLHGPVVPLYLLRPELFHGRTINARVETGSELTMGMLVADYWQITGLPQNVFYARDVDADPFYAELTTRLARLR; encoded by the coding sequence ATGCGCGAGCTCATCTGCATCACCGACCCGGGGCAGGAGCAGGCCGTCGCCCTGATGACGATCTTCGCCTCGCCCGACGACTTCCGCGTGCTCGGCATCATCGCGAGCGCCGGCAACACCACGCTCGAGAACACCGTCGAGAACGTGTTCAAGGTGCTCGAGCTGGTCGGCGTCGACGACGTGCCCGTCTACAAGGGCGTGCCCAGGCCGCTCGTGCGCCCCCTCGTCACCGCCGCGCACGTGCACGGCGAGACCGGGCTCGACGGCTACGACTTCCCACCCGTGCGCGGCCGGGCCGAGGAGGAGTCGGGGGTCGCCGCCCTCATCCGACTGCTGCGGGGCGCCCCACCCCACTCGGTCACCATCGCCCAGTTCTCGAGCATGACGACGCTCGCCGTCGCGCTCACCGAGGCACCCGACATCGCCCGGGGCATCGCCGAGATCGTCATGATGGCGGGCGCCTACTTCGAGGTGGGCAACATCACCCCGGCCGCCGAGTTCAACGTCTACGTCGACCCGCACGCGGCGGCGATCGTGCTGGGCTCCGGCGTGCCGATCGTCATGCTCCCGCTCGACATCACCCATCAGCTGCGCAACACCCGCGCCCGACTCGACGCCTTCTCGGCGACCGGCACCGAGTGCGGCAGGGCAGCGGATGCTCTGCTCACCTTCTCGGAGACCTTCGACCTCGCCAAGTACGGCTGGGACGGCGCGCCGCTGCACGGCCCCGTGGTACCGCTCTACCTGCTGAGGCCGGAGCTCTTCCACGGCCGCACGATCAACGCCCGCGTCGAGACCGGCAGCGAGCTCACGATGGGCATGCTCGTGGCCGACTACTGGCAGATCACCGGGCTGCCGCAGAACGTGTTCTACGCCCGTGACGTCGACGCCGATCCGTTCTACGCCGAGCTCACCACCCGCCTCGCCCGGCTACGCTGA